The proteins below are encoded in one region of Periplaneta americana isolate PAMFEO1 chromosome 11, P.americana_PAMFEO1_priV1, whole genome shotgun sequence:
- the LOC138708803 gene encoding oocyte zinc finger protein XlCOF6-like, giving the protein MISEESWKRVSSKPEDLNCEDDPSELLSADVDPDNCNNGSIEVKAQNTPKSYPKALSCKQELRCKRKQCTGTSLDTNIECNSDNAVMNDDDSLKKDMPVESNTGSSEDDCDISESPINVEPQEQDGGPDDDEMFVVSALSPCSDDNIVLQNEDTERDEQQNSNGKSDDSESFVVSLDPTGLLPDSCNNVNGTREGNVYPCKKCDRTFPLEQLLILHERNHSRERKFKCAKCSKTFYTNGDLHKHETVHWDDKPFSCVACGKTFARKNLLTRHENVHRDKKRVSCSYCSKLFLSLVELAEHEKGHKRTRRFQCRLCNQKFAAKHSLSRHESRHQGNDLKYSCDYCREMFSTHAKLSRHLVTHAGSKPFPCKVCTKAFSLSHHLTRHMRSHSAEKLFGCTHCSKSFSRRESLEIHIRSHTGERPYPCKVCGKCFQSNTQRTRHLKIHIERPFLCFVCKKAFLTELELEKHSCSLKLLAAETPLSKLFLCTMCKNPFATTSELEAHKCNRMKPAAVTNSRTEDRPFLCASCKETFVSESDFDSHSCTPKSVTLLTVLHVGKPFICPHCKESYSTEEELERHALTHKSVAVMAVVNSNRPFLCADCKQDFATKSELEVHILTHKSAAMMAMVHTDKPFLCVECKKAFATKPELEVHFCNYKLDTVSKESEIT; this is encoded by the coding sequence ATGATCAGTGAAGAAAGTTGGAAAAGGGTATCTTCTAAACCTGAAGATCTGAATTGTGAAGATGATCCTTCCGAATTACTTTCGGCTGACGTAGATCCAGATAACTGTAATAACGGTAGTATTGAAGTAAAGGCACAGAATACCCCAAAATCATACCCGAAAGCTCTATCATGTAAACAAGAACTGAGATGCAAACGTAAACAATGCACTGGTACTTCTTTGGATACCAATATAGAGTGTAACTCAGACAATGCTGTCATGAATGATGATGATTCTTTGAAAAAGGATATGCCAGTTGAGTCAAATACTGGTAGTTCAGAAGATGACTGCGACATCAGTGAATCACCAATCAATGTTGAACCACAAGAGCAGGATGGCGGACCTGATGATGACGAAATGTTTGTAGTTTCCGCACTTTCACCCTGCAGCGACGATAACATTGTGCTCCAAAATGAAGACACTGAGAGAGACGAACAACAGAACTCAAATGGGAAATCTGATGACAGTGAATCATTTGTGGTTAGTTTAGATCCAACTGGACTGTTGCCTGATAGCTGCAACAATGTTAATGGAACAAGAGAAGGGAATGTGTATCCGTGCAAAAAATGTGACAGGACTTTTCCTCTGGAGCAACTGCTGATTCTACATGAACGCAACCATTCCAGGGAAAGGAAatttaaatgtgctaagtgcagCAAGACCTTTTATACCAATGGTGATCTGCATAAACATGAAACAGTTCATTGGGATGACAAGCCATTTTCTTGTGTAGCATGCGGAAAAACTTTTGCTCGGAAGAATTTACTGACACGGCACGAGAATGTGCATAGAGATAAAAAGAGAGTTTCCTGCAGTTATTGTTCGAAATTGTTCTTGTCATTGGTTGAGCTAGCTGAACACGAAAAAGGCCACAAACGGACTAGACGGTTTCAATGCAGACTGTGTAATCAGAAGTTTGCAGCTAAACATTCCTTGTCGAGGCATGAGAGTCGTCATCAAGGGAACGACCTCAAGTATTCGTGTGATTACTGCCGAGAAATGTTTTCTACTCATGCAAAACTTTCACGGCATCTGGTAACACATGCAGGCAGCAAGCCTTTTCCATGTAAAGTATGCACAAAGGCTTTTTCTCTGAGTCATCATCTTACACGGCATATGAGAAGTCATTCTGCAGAGAAATTGTTTGGTTGTACTCATTGCTCCAAATCATTCTCACGCCGAGAGTCCCTCGAGATCCATATTCGTAGCCATACAGGTGAACGACCGTATCCTTGCAAAGTATGTGGCAAGTGCTTTCAATCTAACACTCAGCGAACCCGACATCTTAAGATTCATATAGAAAGACCATTTCTATGTTTTGTTTGTAAGAAAGCATTTCTAACAGAATTAGAACTTGAGAAACATTCTTGTTCATTGAAGTTACTCGCAGCAGAGACACCCCTTAGCAAACTATTTCTCTGTACAATGTGCAAGAATCCATTTGCTACGACTTCAGAACTAGAAGCTCATAAATGCAACCGAATGAAACCCGCTGCAGTGACGAATTCACGCACGGAGGACAGGCCTTTTCTTTGTGCTTCATGTAAAGAGACTTTCGTCTCAGAGTCTGATTTTGACAGTCATTCCTGCACTCCTAAATCTGTGACATTGCTTACAGTGTTGCATGTTGGCAAACCTTTTATATGTCCTCACTGCAAGGAGTCATACAGTACTGAAGAAGAGCTGGAAAGACATGCTCTTACTCATAAATCAGTTGCTGTAATGGCAGTAGTAAATTCTAACAGACCTTTCCTTTGTGCAGACTGTAAACAGGATTTTGCTACAAAATCTGAACTTGAGGTACATATTTTAACACATAAGTCAGCCGCAATGATGGCAATGGTGCATACTGATAAACCATTTTTGTGCGTTGAATGTAAGAAAGCTTTTGCTACAAAACCAGAACTTGAGGTGCACTTTTGCAATTATAAATTGGATACTGTCAGTAAAGAATCTGAAATTACTTGA
- the LOC138708804 gene encoding lymphotoxin beta receptor inhibitor isoform X1 — translation MNDYGRDLIYRTLKGVRRTSKMNILFCLSTFLLLLVVGTKGQQRVAPGVPPQQYTGQVQQHQMGVPQHQVPVQHQVPGQHQAPVQHQVPVQQIQQQIPVQQQQHQQQQMHQQMPQQVHPGHQAPPQGQILSAANIAHEKQHIQEHMEVPIDTSKMSEQELQFHYFKMHDADNNNKLDGCELIKSLIHWHEQGHHDPNNPAPTGEKIFKDEELVQLIDPILNMDDGNNDGFIDYPEFVQAQQKAGGNARRTS, via the exons ATGAATGACTACGGAAGGGATTTAATTTATCGAACGTTGAAAG GTGTTAGAAGAACTTCGaagatgaatattttattttgtctctctacttttttattattattagtagttggCACAAAAGGACAGCAAAGAGTTGCTCCTGGTGTCCCTCCACAACAATACACG gGCCAAGTTCAACAGCATCAAATGGGAGTACCTCAGCATCAAGTTCCTGTTCAGCATCAGGTCCCAGGCCAACATCAAGCTCCTGTTCAGCACCAAGTTCCTGTACAACAAATACAACAG caAATACCAGTACAGCAACAGCAGCATCAGCAGCAACAGATGCATCAGCAAATGCCACAGCAAGTCCACCCTGGACATCAGGCACCACCTCAAGGACAGATACTCAGTGCTGCTAATATCGCACATGAAAAACA ACACATTCAGGAACATATGGAAGTCCCAATAGACACAAGTAAAATGTCAGAACAAGAGCTGCAGTTCCACTACTTTAAAATGCATGACGCTGACAACAATAACAAGCTGGACGGCTGTGAGCTCATCAAGTCACTGATTCACTGGCACG AACAGGGTCACCATGACCCTAACAACCCAGCTCCCACTGGAGAGAAGATCTTCAAGGATGAAGAACTGGTCCAGCTTATAGATCCAATCCTCAACATGGATGATGGCAACAATGATGGCTTCATCGATTATCCCGAGTTTGTGCAGGCTCAACAGAAAGCGGGAGGGAATGCACGTCGAACATCGTGA